The region GAAACTATCCGGCAACAAGCGATCGCACAACTTCAAACGATTGAATCGATCTGGTATTCCTCTTGACAGACTAAGGAATTATAGGTTTAGTCAAAATGCTACAGACAAGTCGAATTCCTGAAACCTAAGTCTGAATAGGCGTTCTGACCCACCTTTGCCATATTTCATACAGCTACGGCTATAAATCTCTATCGAACGTTAGATCTTCCTAACATTTTAGTTCGGTTATCTTCCCCTATCGGTCGTACTTTCTCCGAAAAAGCTTGCCCTAAGATTGAAGTATGGTAATATCAAAACCTGGAATCTCAACCACAACAGTTGCAATCAACCGCATTAAGCGAAACGTAGAGAGCAAAATGTAGATTTCATTGCAACGAGACAGCATCTAAAGTTCGTGAATTGTAGTTTGGAACTGTTTTCAAGAACTTTTAGAGATGTGTTAGGAAGTCCTCACGTAAATTTTTGAAAATTCATTCATGGTCACAATAAGCAATATGACCCAGCAGGTTACTCACCCGATGGTTAAGCTGCAACGGCAAGTTCAAAAACTTGTCGATTCAAAACTGCTTAAACCAACTGATAGTATTTGGAAAATTGCTTTGCTCTACGGAG is a window of Leptolyngbyaceae cyanobacterium JSC-12 DNA encoding:
- a CDS encoding hypothetical protein (IMG reference gene:2510096962); its protein translation is MLSRCNEIYILLSTFRLMRLIATVVVEIPGFDITILQS
- a CDS encoding hypothetical protein (IMG reference gene:2510096963), whose product is MTQQVTHPMVKLQRQVQKLVDSKLLKPTDSIWKIALLYGDDWAFWKQELLAYDFTMQDPVSELLLVESWDDEE